Part of the candidate division KSB1 bacterium genome is shown below.
CTCGCGATGGCTGTACCCGGTACACTGCAATCCCTGCAGGCAGGTGAGGGGAGGAGGGTCCAGCCAACTCCGTGCGGAAGCGGAAGCGATTTGGCCTGTCCGCGTCGTGTCGGTGCCCACGAGCATTAGCCAGACCGTGGGGTACCGCTCGCAATCCACGTCCGCCTGGATGTAACCGATGCTCCCGTGGTAGGGCCTGTCCAGTCCTACCGCGTTGAACCCATCGATCCGCCACTTATTCACGGGCCAGTGCCCCCGCTGGCCGTAGTCTTCGATGACCTGGCTACCGATGGTTATCGTCTCTGGCCGCACGCCCGGCAGGAGTTCCGAGCGCAGGGAGAACACGAGAAACGGTTTGGGCCGCTCCCGGAAATGGACCTGGAAAAGGAAATCTTGCCACTCGACAAGAATACGACGATAAAGCTCCGGATCTCGGGAGAGCTGCGTGTTCGAATATTCCTCGCCCTTCAGGTTGCCGAGGGTGCAAAATTTCTCCTCGTACAGCTGTCGTGGCTGCACTCCTGGCGGATTGACCAGGATCGCTTCGCTTACCTCGTGACGAGCGGAGCGATTTGCCCAAAGCTGTACCTCTCGAACCCCGACGCCGTCCGGGTAGAACGTGTAGTACTCATCGACCCACTCGTTGTAATAGATCCGGTCGTGAGGGTCGGAGAGGGCGTACCGCCATCGGACAACGGCCCTTGCTTCCGTGGCCTCGAGGACCTCCACCTGCGAATGCCGGCAGTCCTTGTCCTGCATGGGTCCGCAACAGCCCTGTCCCCCACCTCCCCAGGCCTCTACGAACTCGTAGGAGTACGCTGCCTGGTCCAGATCCCACCAGGGGACGTAGCTGGCGCCTCGCCAGAAGACAAATCGGGCCGGGAGGTGAGGAAAGAGGAGTTGCACCGCCTCATCCACGGAGCCGCCGTAACTGTAAGGGCCGGAGATTACCGCGAAGGTGTCCGGGATCGCCGGATCGATCTTCGTAAAGCGCTGGGCGAATCGGCCAAGGGAGCGCCCGTGCTGGTCCAGCAGGTTGCACTCGATTCGATAGGGGCCTTCCGGCAGGTTACGGAGAGAGTCGATCGAAAAAGCAGGCCCCATTTGGCGGAATGGCTCCAGGTCTGCAAGGCATGTCTCCAGAAGCGGCACGCTTAGACCCTCCCGAAAGAGGCTCAGCCGCAGACGAGCTCCCTGCCAGATGTCGCCGCCGACCCTCAAGCGCAATTGGACCGGGCGTGTACGGATTCTCCGCGAGTAGAACGGCTCGAGGTCGAACTCCACAAAGGGCGGAACCCGCACCACGTACGTGGAACCGTACAGAATCTCCCCGGAATCGAAGGCCAGGAGGTTAATGCTCAGCCTGTTCTCGCCATCCTCCCAGATCCGGTAAGCCATTTCGACCGTCGCCGTGTCCCCGGCCCGGATCTCGACGGTCTGCCAGTCCGTCGAGGCTCTTCCGGAAGGCGAGAGAGTGGAGGCAGCAATCCGAATCCTGCGTAGCGCCTCCTCGCCTGCAGAGATCCGGAGACGCAGGGGGTTGGTCCCGAAAAGGGAGGGGCTATCCAT
Proteins encoded:
- a CDS encoding carbohydrate binding family 9 domain-containing protein, translated to MLCTLSPKPLPLLPISLLALVGTGWGAVSPLVSRGIQTLHCPRIDQAPVLDGRLDDEAWKKAASVSGFTLTGSQGPRPARHQTTAYLAYDEENLYLGFVCLEPSPASMQRNYQPWEAWDQEAIFWDDRIEIFLDVDHNHRSYHHFVLNPNGVQFDQQCFRRIPGSRTCDFDVSWNGFWRARTSLGDSAWIAEIAIAFSSFGLAEPPRGTTWGINLCRVRQPAPKRPEYFEPAVPEPAYPTEYSAWVYVFDSIRESPGHFHEPIQFGDLVFGETGVWVHEIAFPDAQDSYGPMDSPSLFGTNPLRLRISAGEEALRRIRIAASTLSPSGRASTDWQTVEIRAGDTATVEMAYRIWEDGENRLSINLLAFDSGEILYGSTYVVRVPPFVEFDLEPFYSRRIRTRPVQLRLRVGGDIWQGARLRLSLFREGLSVPLLETCLADLEPFRQMGPAFSIDSLRNLPEGPYRIECNLLDQHGRSLGRFAQRFTKIDPAIPDTFAVISGPYSYGGSVDEAVQLLFPHLPARFVFWRGASYVPWWDLDQAAYSYEFVEAWGGGGQGCCGPMQDKDCRHSQVEVLEATEARAVVRWRYALSDPHDRIYYNEWVDEYYTFYPDGVGVREVQLWANRSARHEVSEAILVNPPGVQPRQLYEEKFCTLGNLKGEEYSNTQLSRDPELYRRILVEWQDFLFQVHFRERPKPFLVFSLRSELLPGVRPETITIGSQVIEDYGQRGHWPVNKWRIDGFNAVGLDRPYHGSIGYIQADVDCERYPTVWLMLVGTDTTRTGQIASASARSWLDPPPLTCLQGLQCTGYSHRERAYMLQANPRRESDSWEGSVILLASPERPAFNPVFRIRGWSAPCTHVRLNGRDLQIDAFRSALTPEGDCILFLKGILRQKTRIDFGSARRISDFGADGDSQ